The sequence TTCTCCGATATCCGTCATAACGCCGACATGTTTACCGGCGTAACTCACCCGGAACGAACAAGCGTCGGCTGCATCGTGCGATTTAGAAAAAGCATGCACCTCGAACTCTCCAACCGAGAAAGATTGATCGGGATCGAACCAAACAACATGCTCAGGCCGATTAGCTTTACTCAGCGCTAAAAAAGTCTTCTTGGTAATGTACACCGGTATGTGGAGGCGTTTGCTCAGAACCCGTGCTCCACGTGCATGATCGCAATGCTCGTGCGTAATCAACAGGGCTTTGATTTTGTGCTCAGCAATTCCTTTCTCCTGCAAACGAAGCTGCAACTGGCGGGCGCTCAAACCAACGTCGACCAGGATTGCCTCCTGATCGTTACCTATATAATAGCAGTTTCCGTTACTACCCGACGCCAATGCACATACTTCCAGTTTACTCATGCTCAAACTCTATGCGGGACAAAATTTCAGGGGTTGTAATATTCGATCCGGTGATTTGGTAGCTCGCCTGTTCATAGTACGGACGGCGTTTTTCCAACATGCCCTCAATGAAACCAACAAGCTCTTCCGGGCTCTTTCCTTTCACCAAAGGTCGTTCTGTTTTCGATTGCATCAAGCGATTGGCCAGTTCTTCCGCATCAACATCCAGAAAAATGCAGATTCCGGTCCGGTTCATCACCTCCACATTATCGAAAAAACATGGTGCACCGCCTCCGGTCGCAATCACCACATCTTCGAATTCCGAAACTTCCTGCAAACAGGCTTGTTCCTTCAAACGAAATCCCGACTCCCCTTCTTCTTCAAAAATCTGAGGGATAGTTTTAAAATATTTTTTCTCCAGGTATTTATCCAAATCCAGGAACGACAAGCTCAATTTTTTGGCCAACTCTTTTCCCAAAGTAGTTTTGCCACAGGCCATATAGCCAATCAGATAGATCCTCATTTAGAATAACGACATTTGGTTCTTATCATCTTCTTCATCATCTTTCTTCTTCCGGTTTACTTCGAAAGGAACATCTTCAGTGTCCACTTCTTCCGGTTCTTCATCCGGTATCTCATGCTCGTCCTCGTCTTTCACGATCGGCTCCAACTCGGTAATATTCTCCACCTCGTAGTTGGTCAATCGTTTTCCGCGCGCTTTATGCGATTTTACACCGATAAATTCCGAAACCTCGATGATCTCGTTTTCACGCTGAGCATTTTTCCCGCCAAAGGTAATCTCTAATCTCGGATAATGTACCCAGGTGATGCTAACTAATTTATTATTGGGGTGATCTCCAACAAAACCAACCCGTTTTCCCTGAACGTCATCAATCTGGAATCGCTTCACGTAATAGAATTCCTGTTCGGCATCGAAATACACAACAGAGAGCACTTTTTCGTGATCAAACTTCTCGATGATCAGGATATCCTGATCGAAGTGATTACTCA is a genomic window of Mangrovibacterium diazotrophicum containing:
- a CDS encoding MBL fold metallo-hydrolase, yielding MSKLEVCALASGSNGNCYYIGNDQEAILVDVGLSARQLQLRLQEKGIAEHKIKALLITHEHCDHARGARVLSKRLHIPVYITKKTFLALSKANRPEHVVWFDPDQSFSVGEFEVHAFSKSHDAADACSFRVSYAGKHVGVMTDIGEACDQVKSHFSACHAVFLESNYDEDMLMSGPYPYYLKQRVSSAVGHLSNLQAYELANEFAGENLRTIFLSHLSGENNTPEIADAVFDPLRSRFQVELTSRHQSTAIFEL
- a CDS encoding shikimate kinase; amino-acid sequence: MRIYLIGYMACGKTTLGKELAKKLSLSFLDLDKYLEKKYFKTIPQIFEEEGESGFRLKEQACLQEVSEFEDVVIATGGGAPCFFDNVEVMNRTGICIFLDVDAEELANRLMQSKTERPLVKGKSPEELVGFIEGMLEKRRPYYEQASYQITGSNITTPEILSRIEFEHE